Proteins encoded together in one Camelina sativa cultivar DH55 chromosome 9, Cs, whole genome shotgun sequence window:
- the LOC104711158 gene encoding tubulin beta-2 chain: protein MREILHIQGGQCGNQIGAKFWEVVCAEHGIDPTGRYTGDSDLQLERINVYYNEASCGRFVPRAVLMDLEPGTMDSLRSGPYGQTFRPDNFVFGQSGAGNNWAKGHYTEGAELIDSVLDVVRKEAENCDCLQGFQVCHSLGGGTGSGMGTLLISKIREEYPDRMMLTFSVFPSPKVSDTVVEPYNATLSVHQLVENADECMVLDNEALYDICFRTLKLTTPSFGDLNHLISATMSGVTCCLRFPGQLNSDLRKLAVNLIPFPRLHFFMVGFAPLTSRGSQQYRSLTVPELTQQMWDSKNMMCAADPRHGRYLTASAMFRGKMSTKEVDEQMLNVQNKNSSYFVEWIPNNVKSTVCDIPPTGLKMASTFIGNSTSIQEMFRRVSEQFTAMFRRKAFLHWYTGEGMDEMEFTEAESNMNDLVSEYQQYQDATADEEGEYEDEEEGEYQQEEEY, encoded by the exons ATGCGTGAGATCCTTCACATCCAAGGTGGTCAATGCGGTAACCAGATCGGTGCCAAGTTCTGGGAAGTGGTTTGCGCCGAACACGGCATAGATCCAACCGGTAGGTACACCGGAGACTCAGATCTACAACTTGAGCGCATCAATGTTTACTACAACGAAGCTAGTTGCGGTAGATTCGTTCCTCGTGCTGTGCTTATGGATTTGGAGCCTGGAACCATGGATAGTCTCAGATCTGGACCGTATGGTCAAACCTTCCGTCCTGATAACTTCGTTTTCGGTCAGTCTGGTGCTGGTAACAACTGGGCTAAGGGACATTACACTGAAGGAGCTGAGCTAATTGATTCGGTACTCGATGTTGTTCGTAAGGAAGCTGAGAACTGTGACTGCTTGCAAG ggTTTCAGGTTTGTCATTCGTTGGGAGGAGGAACTGGATCTGGTATGGGAACACTTTTGATTTCCAAGATCCGTGAAGAGTACCCAGATCGAATGATGCTTACTTTCTCAGTGTTCCCTTCGCCTAAGGTTTCTGACACCGTTGTTGAGCCTTACAACGCTACTTTGTCTGTTCATCAGCTTGTTGAGAATGCAGATGAGTGCATGGTTCTTGATAATGAGGCCTTGTACGATATTTGCTTCAGGACTCTGAAACTCACGACTCCTAGCT TTGGTGACTTGAACCATTTGATCTCTGCTACAATGTCTGGTGTCACATGCTGTTTGAGATTCCCTGGTCAGCTCAACTCTGACCTCCGTAAGCTTGCTGTGAATCTTATCCCATTCCCTCGTCTTCACTTCTTCATGGTGGGTTTTGCTCCTCTCACCTCAAGAGGTTCTCAGCAGTACCGTTCCCTCACAGTCCCTGAGCTCACCCAGCAAATGTGGGATTCCAAGAACATGATGTGTGCTGCTGACCCAAGACACGGACGCTACCTCACAGCCTCTGCCATGTTCCGTGGCAAGATGAGCACAAAAGAAGTTGACGAGCAGATGCTGAACGTGCAGAACAAGAACTCTTCCTACTTTGTTGAGTGGATCCCCAACAATGTCAAATCAACAGTCTGTGACATCCCACCTACTGGTCTAAAGATGGCTTCCACTTTCATTGGCAACTCAACCTCGATTCAAGAGATGTTCAGGCGTGTGAGTGAGCAGTTCACAGCTATGTTCAGGAGGAAGGCTTTCTTGCATTGGTACACAGGTGAAGGAATGGATGAGATGGAGTTCACAGAAGCTGAGAGCAACATGAACGACCTTGTTTCAGAGTACCAGCAATACCAAGACGCAACTGCAGATGAAGAAGGCGAGTAcgaggatgaggaagaaggagaatacCAACAGGAGGAGGAGTACTGA